The Camelina sativa cultivar DH55 chromosome 18, Cs, whole genome shotgun sequence DNA window TTTGAGATTATAAGACTCTAGACTACACGAAGATATTAATATGACTCTGGATCATGGTCCTTGTTGAGCAGTAAGTAgtacatagaaaacaaaatttcctacttaatgaaagaaaatgtagGAATAAGATATACCTGAAAATCGGCCTCGGCCACTTTTTCTTGtcacaaatctcaaacaacttcccTTTTGCGTTGTCAGGTTCAACATGTGAACTATCCTTATCAGTAAccatttgttcttgtttcttttcattGGTTAAAGGGTTCTCAGATGCGGcagacaaagaagatgattcAGTCTGTAACTGGAGCTTTTCGGTGGACCAAATCTCAAACGAATTCCCTTTCACATCCTCAGGTTCAACATGTGGACTATCCTCATCAATAACTATTTGTTCGTCTGTCATATCATCGCTTAGGGGGTTCCCAGAGGTGGTTTGAAAAGAAGATGATCCAGTCTGTGTCTGGAGCTTCTTCGTGGAGCAAATCTCAGTTGACTTCCCTTTCACATCTTCAAGTTCAACATCTAGACTATCCTCACAAGTAACCATTTTATTTGGTGTCATTTCATAAGTAGTTCTCCTCTTCTTTGAATGCAGACTCTTGCTTTCATCTAAACTTTCTTGAATTtgcagattcttcttcttctcatctaaaCTATTCGGCATTTGCAGATTACATATAACAAGACTCATCATAGAAGATTCCAAGGCTCTTATCATGTGATCCGCTGATGAAACTTCTGCTAGCTTTTTCGTTGGTTTTACATCTCCCTTCATGTGAAAGGAACCTTCTATAGTTGGGATCTCAATCTTAACTGAACAGACGAATTTCTGCTCATTTTCTGgccctctttcttcttcaacactAGAAAGAGTTAAACACagtaaaaaaatgttgtaaGGTTAATACAGCATACTTGCGCCTATTGAGGCACACAAAGTAAAAACAGTGATTTCTCTACCCAAGATTGAAAGAATTTTAACCACGAATTACCAAACACATTATCCTTCTTTGAGATTATAAGACTCTACACTACTCAAAGATATTAGTTTGAGTTTGGATAATGGTCCTTATTAAGCAGTAAGTAgtaattagaaaagaaagattcCTGCTAAAGCAAAGATAAACgctggaaaaaaaatatacctgAAAACCGGGTTCGGCCAATTATTATTTGCGCAAATCTCATACAACTTCCCTTTCACATCTTCGGGTTCAACATGTAGACTATCCTTATCACCAaccatttgttttgttgtcatATCAGAGGTTGACGGGTTCTCAGCAGCAGTaggcaaagaagaagatccaGTCTGTTGCTGGAGCTTTTTAGTAGAGCAAATCTTAAACGACTTCCCTTTCACATCCGCAGGTTCAACATGTGGACTATCCTCATCCATAACTATTTGTTCTTCTGTCATTTCATCGCTTAAGGGGTTCTTAGAGGCGGttagaaaagaagatgatccaGTCTGTGTCTGGAGCTTATCCGTGGAGCAAATCTCAATCGACTGCCCTTTCACATCTTCAGGTTCAAGACCTAGACTATCCTCACCAGTACCCATTTCATTTGGTGTCATTTCATAAGTAGTTCTCCTCTTCTTTAAACGCAGATTCTTGTGTTCATCTGAAGTTTCTTGCATTTGCagattcttcttgttctcaTCTAGACTTTTCGGCATTTGCAGATTACTTATGACAAGACTCATCATAGAAGATTCCAAGGCTTTTATCATGTGATTCGCTGAGGAATTTTCTGCTAGCTTTTTCGTTGGTTTTACATCTCCCTTCATGTGAAAAGAACCTTCTATAGTTGGGATCTCAATCTTAACTGAACAAACAAATCTCTGCTCATTTTTTATCCCGCTTTCTTCTTCAACACTGCAACGAGTTAAACACAGTAACAAAGCACTTAAAGTTAATACAGCACATTAGTGCTTATTGAGGCtcataaagtaaaaaatagcCATACTCGTTCACATTgatcttacatatattttaagagCATTTATGTTATTTCTCTACCCACAGATTTTTGAGGAACCCATGGTCCTTGTTAGTAAGTAGtacacagaaaaataaaacagccaaatcaaagaaaaatgttCCCTAGAAATAAGATATACCTGAAAATCGGATCCGGCCACTTATTATTGgcacaaatctcaaacaacttcccTTTCGCGTCGTCAGGTTCATCATGTGGACTATCCTCATCAATaaacatttgttctttttccatTTCATCGGTTAAAGGGTTCTCAAAGGTGGAAGGAAAAGAAGACAACTCAGTCTGTAATTGGAGATTATCAGTGGAGCAAATCTCAAACGACATCCCTTTCCCATCTTCAGGTTCTACATGTGGACTATCCTCATCAAAAACTATTTCTTCTTCTGTCATTTCCTCGGTTAAGGGATTATCCTCATCAATAATGTTGCCTATGGGAAGACAATCTGACAGCTTCTGTAACACTCCCGCAGCAGCAAGCACTTTCgcaatatgtatatttttagcACGCCCAGCAGCTATAAATCTATCATCAAGATATACCTCAGCAACATGTTTGTCTCTGCCGACATCTTTCCAATACCTGAAATCGATTCGCTTGCCGTGTTCATCAGCTAAACGAAAAAGTGCAAGAGATGATGGTTTAAGTTGCAGCCGTAAATCATCCGGTGTATATATTGGCTCCAAAAGTCCCCTGAAGATCTGCAAAATTGTCCtctcttttttaataaacatagaATTAGAAACACAAATCTAGTGAAGAACAACCACAACCAGAAACAAACCTCCCAAAGTCTTTGTACATCATAATTTACATCAATATAAACAGCTCCAGCTATTGACTCTACAAGATTAGCAAACCCTTTTGGTGCTTTCACCAATTCATTATACAGAACATGATCACCTTCTCTGCTCACTGCCTcaataaacttcaaaaaaaaaaaaaaattaaaccactTAATACTAAAGAACATTCAAATATCTCAACACTCTCTTCGCACATATGATTCAGATGATAGTTTACCTTTTCACCTGTAGTAGAACATTTCTCGTGTATGGCGTATCGGTGGAGGTTGTGTTTGACGGCGGCACGAGCGAGCTTCTCTTTACTTACATTTGCAATTCGCAAGTCACGCAACTCATTGAGTTTGAGATTAGGGTAAGCGTGGTAGATGTAATTAGTGAAGGCGACCTCGAGAACGGAGTCGCCGAGAAGCTCAAGCCGGTTGTTTAGAATAGATGATTCTTCAGCACAATCTTCAGGGAACGTTTGAGGTAAGGCTGCCTTGAGAAGAGTCTTGTTCACGAAACTGTAGTTCAAGATCTTCTCCACTGCTTCCACTGCATCATCCATCTCCGGCGAAAAGCttcggagaagaagagaattaggTCACTAAATATGTATAAGGGGCAAATTGGTCAAATAAACCTGGacttttttactaaaaacatGAATTTAAACACTTAGCTTTACTTTTTGAGAATTTAGAACCCTGACCTTTGTAACGTTAACTACTACAATGGCGAAAGAAGAATATACAAATTCTCCAATTGTGCTTTTTCTCTAACCATCTCCAATACAGAAAGAAGAGACCACAAGATATGGAACAGACGAAATGCTAAACGAAATCAGAGGTGGCTGCGGCTACGATAAACAAAATCGATTTGTGACAAATTGATGAACGATTGCATACAAAGTGAAATACACAGATGACAAAAGTGTGTGAATAGAGGAATTATTACACTATAGAAGAGAGATGTAACAAGCTTTTGTGAGTTGTTTCAAACAAACATACCAAAAACTTAAACCACTCTTTCAtcgtcttctcttcctcttctttgaagGCTGAGTCTTGTTCTCATCTAAACTTTCTTGCATCTGcggattcttcttctcatctacACTTTCCTGTGTTTGCGAATTCTTGTTTTCATCTAAGCTTACCTGCCTTTGCGAATTATTGTTATCATCTAATTTTTCCCGTGTTTGCagactcttcttctcatctaaaCTTTTCTGCATTTgcggattcttcttcttatctaaAATTTCCTTCATTTGCGGATACTTCTCATCTAAACTTTCCTGCATTTCCagtttcctcttctccttctctaattttttttgcattttcatctTACTTAT harbors:
- the LOC104760417 gene encoding ribonuclease 3-like protein 3, translating into MDDAVEAVEKILNYSFVNKTLLKAALPQTFPEDCAEESSILNNRLELLGDSVLEVAFTNYIYHAYPNLKLNELRDLRIANVSKEKLARAAVKHNLHRYAIHEKCSTTGEKFIEAVSREGDHVLYNELVKAPKGFANLVESIAGAVYIDVNYDVQRLWEIFRGLLEPIYTPDDLRLQLKPSSLALFRLADEHGKRIDFRYWKDVGRDKHVAEVYLDDRFIAAGRAKNIHIAKVLAAAGVLQKLSDCLPIGNIIDEDNPLTEEMTEEEIVFDEDSPHVEPEDGKGMSFEICSTDNLQLQTELSSFPSTFENPLTDEMEKEQMFIDEDSPHDEPDDAKGKLFEICANNKWPDPIFSVEEESGIKNEQRFVCSVKIEIPTIEGSFHMKGDVKPTKKLAENSSANHMIKALESSMMSLVISNLQMPKSLDENKKNLQMQETSDEHKNLRLKKRRTTYEMTPNEMGTGEDSLGLEPEDVKGQSIEICSTDKLQTQTGSSSFLTASKNPLSDEMTEEQIVMDEDSPHVEPADVKGKSFKICSTKKLQQQTGSSSLPTAAENPSTSDMTTKQMVGDKDSLHVEPEDVKGKLYEICANNNWPNPVFSVEEERGPENEQKFVCSVKIEIPTIEGSFHMKGDVKPTKKLAEVSSADHMIRALESSMMSLVICNLQMPNSLDEKKKNLQIQESLDESKSLHSKKRRTTYEMTPNKMVTCEDSLDVELEDVKGKSTEICSTKKLQTQTGSSSFQTTSGNPLSDDMTDEQIVIDEDSPHVEPEDVKGNSFEIWSTEKLQLQTESSSLSAASENPLTNEKKQEQMVTDKDSSHVEPDNAKGKLFEICDKKKWPRPIFSFEVERGPKNEQKIVCSVQIEIPTIKGTFFIKGDAKSKKKQAENSAAYHMRRAISNLQMPETINKKKKSSLFCSKMDSDSVEAVEKILNYIFKNKDLLTEALSQTSSQFKRLMFVGEAALELAFTNHIYLMYPKFGAREMSLLRIANTRNKNYARVAVKHNIYQFFISKLKLDEKIKVFSEVEGKENGPVPQSAKPPKVVSDLVDSVAGAVFIDMNFDVKRLWEIFRGLFEPLYTLENLRLRPQPLRTLFCMGDKENGNRTTSAHIDLDDEFIARGKNEKTRDAAKMNAAKEALQKLSESMPVEIVMEEDRLDIEIEDAKDKLIEICNKRKWPNPVYSVENYERPGGFVCSAMIETTTEEGTLYAKGDRRRRRETAENSSATHLLRALEYSLKDDL